In one window of Dyella thiooxydans DNA:
- a CDS encoding UPF0149 family protein: protein MTAPARVEFDDLDDLTHRLKLATDPSELDGSVCGFLAAGGRFGRQPVLAVLQLDGDGATPAGADATLLDRLAQQAATQLADPELGFEPLLPEDDRPIAERAEATVAWCRGFLGGFGLAGADAHGKLSEEAQEVLRDLATIASSQLDFGDETEDEDALIEVHEFVRMSAMLLHAECARDPAAGNGTIH, encoded by the coding sequence ATGACGGCCCCCGCCCGCGTCGAATTCGACGACCTGGACGACCTGACCCATCGCCTGAAGCTGGCGACCGACCCCAGCGAGCTGGACGGCTCGGTGTGTGGATTCCTTGCGGCGGGTGGCCGTTTCGGTCGCCAGCCGGTACTGGCCGTTCTTCAGCTGGATGGCGATGGCGCCACCCCGGCGGGCGCCGATGCGACCCTGCTCGATCGTCTGGCTCAGCAGGCGGCCACCCAGCTGGCGGACCCCGAGCTGGGGTTCGAGCCACTGCTGCCGGAGGACGACCGCCCCATCGCCGAGCGCGCCGAGGCGACGGTGGCTTGGTGCCGCGGTTTCCTGGGCGGCTTCGGCCTCGCCGGGGCGGACGCCCACGGCAAACTGTCCGAGGAGGCGCAGGAGGTGTTGCGCGACCTGGCCACCATCGCCTCGTCCCAGCTCGATTTCGGCGACGAGACCGAGGACGAGGACGCATTGATCGAAGTGCACGAGTTCGTCCGCATGAGCGCGATGCTGCTGCACGCCGAGTGCGCCCGCGATCCGGCGGCCGGCAACGGCACGATCCACTGA
- a CDS encoding cell division protein ZapA has translation MNAPASEPVALRLIDREFLIACAPEEREGLLEAASYLDRKMRELRANAKTPGFDRLAVLAAISVTHEFLALRKQHSGADQSVTDRIAALRRKLEAALEPAPPRG, from the coding sequence ATGAATGCTCCAGCCAGCGAACCTGTCGCGCTGCGACTGATCGACCGCGAATTCCTGATCGCCTGTGCCCCGGAAGAGCGCGAGGGGCTGCTGGAGGCGGCCAGCTATCTCGACCGCAAGATGCGCGAGCTGCGCGCCAACGCCAAGACGCCGGGCTTCGACCGCCTCGCCGTGCTGGCGGCGATCAGCGTGACCCACGAGTTTCTTGCATTGCGCAAGCAGCACTCCGGCGCGGACCAGAGCGTGACCGACCGCATCGCCGCGCTGCGCCGCAAGCTCGAGGCGGCGCTCGAACCGGCCCCGCCGCGCGGCTGA
- the crp gene encoding cAMP-activated global transcriptional regulator CRP gives MAQLKYQLQQAFERSQAPLGFAPDPASMERFLALCHRRRYPGKTAIIRPGDPANTLYYVIEGSLAVCTEDEQGRELILAYISRGQFIGEMGLFVEQAQRESMVRTRTPCEMAEISYERLFQLMEGQLREECPKILFAIGAQLTNRLLRTSRQVSRMAFMDVTNRISRTLLDLCQEPDAMTHPDGTQIRISRQEVSRIVGCSREMVGRVLKQLEEQGMITVSGKTIVVLGTR, from the coding sequence GTGGCGCAACTCAAATATCAACTGCAGCAAGCATTCGAGCGGTCCCAGGCTCCCCTGGGCTTCGCCCCGGACCCGGCCTCCATGGAGCGCTTCCTCGCGCTCTGCCACCGCCGCCGATACCCGGGCAAGACCGCGATCATCCGCCCCGGCGACCCCGCCAACACGCTCTACTACGTGATCGAGGGCTCGCTCGCCGTCTGCACCGAAGACGAACAGGGCCGCGAGCTGATCCTGGCCTACATCAGCCGCGGCCAGTTCATCGGCGAGATGGGGTTGTTCGTGGAGCAGGCCCAGCGCGAGTCGATGGTGCGAACCCGCACGCCGTGCGAGATGGCCGAAATCAGCTACGAACGCCTGTTCCAGCTGATGGAAGGCCAGCTGCGCGAGGAGTGCCCGAAGATCCTCTTCGCGATCGGCGCGCAGCTCACCAACCGCCTGCTGCGTACCTCGCGCCAGGTCAGCCGCATGGCGTTCATGGACGTCACCAACCGGATCTCGCGCACCCTGCTGGACCTGTGCCAGGAGCCGGACGCGATGACCCACCCGGACGGTACCCAGATCCGCATCTCCCGCCAGGAGGTCAGCCGCATCGTCGGCTGCTCGCGTGAGATGGTGGGCCGCGTGCTCAAGCAGCTCGAGGAGCAGGGCATGATCACCGTGTCGGGCAAGACCATCGTGGTGCTGGGCACCCGCTGA
- a CDS encoding aminopeptidase P N-terminal domain-containing protein, whose translation MHMAGEDAVVLVAAAPERLRNADAAWPYRQDSDFQYLAGFPEPDAVLALLPGRKHGEAVLFCRERDAEHERWHGESIGTERAVGEYGMDDAFPIDDIDDILPGMIEGRARVYCHFGSEPQFDAQLLAWMRRLRQLRGGGVVPKEFVALGHLLHDLRLFKSPAELKLMRAAADVAADAHLAAMRVALPGRHEFEVEAELQRAMRLRGAVAAFPPIVAAGANACTMHYTANRAPLRDGELLLVDAGAEVDCYASDISRTYPVGGRWSREQRALYDIVLTAQLAAIDEVMPGRPFNAAHLAAVRVITEGLCALGLLREDPETAIATGSYRRFFPAKTGHWLGMDVHDVGDYRIDGEPRELEPGMVVTVEPGIYVPPGDRDVPERWRGIGIRIEDDVAVTRRGHEVLTAAVPKEPEALEAVLAAR comes from the coding sequence ATGCACATGGCCGGCGAAGACGCCGTGGTGCTGGTCGCCGCGGCGCCCGAGCGCCTGCGCAACGCCGACGCGGCCTGGCCGTACCGGCAGGACTCGGATTTCCAGTACCTCGCCGGTTTTCCCGAGCCCGACGCGGTGCTGGCCCTGCTGCCCGGGCGCAAGCACGGCGAGGCGGTGCTGTTCTGCCGCGAGCGGGACGCCGAGCACGAGCGCTGGCACGGCGAATCGATCGGCACCGAGCGTGCGGTGGGCGAATACGGGATGGACGACGCCTTCCCGATCGACGACATCGACGACATCCTGCCAGGCATGATCGAGGGCCGCGCCCGGGTCTACTGCCATTTCGGCAGCGAGCCGCAGTTCGATGCCCAGCTGCTGGCGTGGATGCGCCGCCTGCGCCAGCTGCGCGGTGGCGGCGTGGTGCCGAAGGAGTTCGTCGCACTGGGCCACCTGCTGCACGACCTGCGGCTGTTCAAGTCGCCGGCCGAGCTGAAGCTGATGCGCGCGGCGGCCGACGTCGCCGCCGACGCGCACCTGGCCGCGATGCGGGTCGCCCTGCCGGGGCGGCACGAATTCGAAGTGGAGGCCGAACTGCAGCGCGCGATGCGCCTGCGCGGTGCGGTCGCCGCGTTCCCGCCGATCGTCGCTGCCGGCGCCAACGCCTGCACCATGCACTACACCGCCAACCGTGCCCCGCTGCGGGACGGCGAGCTGCTGCTGGTCGATGCCGGCGCCGAGGTGGACTGCTATGCCTCGGACATCAGCCGTACCTATCCGGTCGGCGGCCGCTGGTCGCGCGAGCAGCGCGCGCTGTACGACATCGTGCTGACCGCCCAGCTGGCGGCGATCGACGAGGTGATGCCGGGGCGGCCGTTCAATGCCGCCCACCTGGCCGCCGTGCGGGTGATCACCGAAGGCCTGTGCGCGCTGGGTCTGCTGCGCGAGGATCCGGAGACGGCGATCGCCACCGGCAGCTACCGCCGCTTCTTCCCGGCCAAGACCGGCCACTGGCTGGGCATGGACGTGCACGATGTGGGCGACTACCGCATCGACGGCGAGCCGCGCGAGCTGGAGCCGGGCATGGTGGTGACGGTGGAACCGGGCATCTACGTGCCGCCGGGCGACCGCGACGTTCCGGAACGCTGGCGCGGGATCGGCATCCGCATCGAGGACGACGTGGCGGTGACCCGCCGCGGTCACGAGGTGCTCACCGCCGCGGTGCCGAAGGAGCCGGAGGCGCTCGAGGCCGTGCTCGCCGCGCGCTGA
- a CDS encoding 5-formyltetrahydrofolate cyclo-ligase — MDATAQRRELRQRLTEQRKALSPQQRIAAAQGLRRSLEQLPEYHTDARVAGYWAVNGELALNLVIPPLLARGQQFLLPLLESGRQLRFAPWQAGDAVEPNRHGIPEPVRVERPLAPFQLDLVLVPLLAFDRRGQRLGYGGGYYDRSFAFLNEQARPTEPLLVGIGYDFQEVQAIEPARWDVPLDFVATDRELIDCHAERESETHA, encoded by the coding sequence GTGGATGCCACCGCCCAGCGACGCGAGCTTCGCCAGCGCCTGACCGAGCAGCGCAAGGCACTCAGCCCGCAGCAGCGGATCGCCGCAGCCCAGGGCCTGCGCCGCAGCCTGGAACAGCTGCCCGAGTACCACACCGACGCGCGCGTGGCAGGCTATTGGGCCGTCAACGGCGAGTTGGCGCTGAACCTGGTGATCCCGCCCCTGCTGGCGCGCGGCCAGCAATTCCTGCTGCCCCTGCTCGAGAGCGGACGCCAGTTGCGGTTTGCACCGTGGCAGGCCGGCGACGCGGTGGAACCGAACCGCCACGGCATTCCCGAGCCGGTCCGGGTCGAGCGGCCGCTGGCCCCGTTCCAGCTCGACCTGGTGCTGGTGCCACTGCTGGCCTTCGATCGCCGTGGCCAGCGCCTGGGTTACGGCGGCGGCTACTACGACCGCAGCTTCGCCTTCCTCAACGAACAGGCCCGCCCGACCGAGCCGCTGCTGGTGGGCATCGGCTACGACTTTCAGGAAGTGCAGGCGATCGAACCCGCGCGCTGGGACGTGCCACTGGACTTTGTCGCCACCGACCGCGAACTGATCGACTGCCACGCCGAACGCGAGAGCGAGACCCACGCATGA
- the speD gene encoding adenosylmethionine decarboxylase yields the protein MVKPLPRLRLQGFNNLTKALSFNIYDICYAVSEEQRQRYIEYIDEQYDADRLTQILTDVAEIIGANILNIARQDYDPQGASVTILISEEPVVEKLGRDSIAGAVVAHMDKSHITVHTYPETHPHNGIATFRADIDVATCGVISPLKALNYLIDSFESDIVIADYRVRGFTRDVKGKKHFIDHKINSVQDYLARHIRQKYEMFDVNVYQENMFHTKMHIKDFDLDTYLFEAHADDLSFKERQRIESLLRREIEELFHGRNLM from the coding sequence GTGGTGAAACCACTCCCGCGCCTGCGCCTGCAGGGCTTCAACAACCTGACCAAGGCCCTGAGCTTCAACATCTACGACATCTGCTACGCGGTGTCAGAGGAGCAGCGCCAGCGCTACATCGAATACATCGACGAGCAGTACGACGCCGATCGCCTGACCCAGATCCTCACCGACGTGGCGGAGATCATCGGCGCGAACATCCTCAACATCGCGCGCCAGGACTACGACCCGCAGGGTGCCTCGGTCACCATCCTCATCTCCGAGGAGCCGGTGGTGGAGAAGCTCGGTCGCGACTCGATCGCGGGTGCGGTGGTGGCGCACATGGACAAGAGTCACATCACCGTCCACACCTATCCGGAAACGCATCCGCACAACGGCATCGCGACCTTCCGCGCGGACATCGATGTGGCCACCTGCGGCGTGATCTCGCCGCTGAAGGCGCTGAACTACCTGATCGACAGCTTCGAGTCGGACATCGTGATCGCTGACTATCGCGTGCGCGGCTTCACCCGCGACGTGAAGGGCAAGAAGCACTTCATCGACCACAAGATCAACTCGGTGCAGGACTACCTGGCGCGCCACATCCGCCAGAAGTACGAGATGTTCGACGTCAACGTGTACCAGGAGAACATGTTCCACACCAAGATGCATATCAAGGACTTCGACCTGGATACGTATCTGTTCGAGGCACATGCCGACGACCTCTCGTTCAAGGAGCGCCAGCGCATCGAGTCGCTGCTGCGACGCGAGATCGAGGAACTGTTCCACGGCCGCAACCTGATGTGA
- the cydB gene encoding cytochrome d ubiquinol oxidase subunit II gives MDLATVLPVVWYFIIGFGVMMYVLLDGFVLGLGILSPFADDEHQRDHMMNTAAPIWDGNETWLVLGGAGLLAAFPKAYALVLSSLYLPILAMLIALIFRGVAFEFRFKAHTSRWLWGLAFHVGSVLAAFAQGVILGALVDGIAPLAPGQVHGAFDWFSPFAVMTGVAVVCGYALLGATWLILKTEGRVQQIAFDLTRPLMVAVIVFMLIVSASLPTLHSALMQRWFTGGNFLYLSPVPLLTAVCAVMLWRSVIHRREAQPFVYALGFFLLGFIGLVVGIWPNIVPPALSIWEAASPPSSQGFVLVGAAFLIPAVLAYTVYSYRVFRGKLAGDAGYH, from the coding sequence ATGGACCTTGCGACCGTGCTCCCCGTGGTGTGGTACTTCATCATCGGCTTCGGCGTGATGATGTACGTGCTGCTGGACGGCTTCGTGCTGGGGCTGGGCATCCTCAGCCCGTTCGCCGACGACGAACACCAGCGCGACCACATGATGAACACCGCCGCGCCGATCTGGGACGGCAACGAGACCTGGCTGGTACTCGGCGGCGCGGGGTTGCTGGCGGCGTTTCCCAAAGCCTACGCACTGGTCCTGTCCAGTCTGTACCTGCCGATCCTGGCGATGCTGATCGCGCTGATCTTCCGCGGGGTCGCCTTCGAGTTCCGCTTCAAGGCGCACACCTCGCGCTGGCTGTGGGGGCTGGCTTTCCACGTCGGCTCGGTGCTGGCGGCCTTCGCCCAGGGGGTGATCCTGGGCGCGCTGGTGGACGGCATCGCGCCACTGGCTCCGGGCCAGGTGCACGGCGCATTCGACTGGTTCAGCCCGTTCGCGGTGATGACCGGGGTGGCCGTGGTGTGCGGCTACGCGCTGCTGGGCGCGACCTGGCTGATCCTCAAGACCGAGGGCCGCGTGCAGCAGATCGCCTTTGATCTCACCCGCCCGCTGATGGTCGCGGTGATCGTGTTCATGCTGATCGTCAGCGCCTCGCTTCCGACGCTGCATTCGGCGCTGATGCAGCGCTGGTTCACCGGCGGCAACTTCCTCTACCTGTCTCCGGTGCCGTTGCTCACCGCGGTGTGTGCGGTGATGCTGTGGCGCTCGGTGATCCACCGGCGCGAGGCGCAGCCGTTCGTCTACGCCCTCGGGTTCTTCCTGCTGGGTTTCATCGGTCTGGTGGTGGGCATCTGGCCGAACATCGTGCCGCCGGCGCTGAGCATCTGGGAGGCCGCCTCGCCCCCGTCCTCGCAGGGCTTCGTGCTGGTGGGTGCGGCGTTCCTGATACCGGCCGTGCTCGCCTACACGGTGTATTCGTACCGCGTGTTCCGCGGCAAGCTTGCGGGCGACGCGGGCTACCACTGA
- the rpiA gene encoding ribose-5-phosphate isomerase RpiA, with protein MSNEKKLAGEAAIRFVDDGAIVGVGTGSTVAYFIEALGAIRDRIKGAVSSSEQSTALLKKVGIEVLDLNATGELTLYVDGADECDPHKRLIKGGGAALTREKIIAEASGKFVCIIDSSKQVDLLGKFPLPIEVIPMARSLVGREIARRGGHPVWREGVVTDNGNWVIDVHGWQITDPVALEADLNQIPGIVTVGLFARRPADVVLVGDREV; from the coding sequence ATGAGCAACGAAAAGAAACTTGCCGGCGAAGCCGCCATCCGCTTCGTCGATGATGGCGCCATCGTCGGTGTCGGTACCGGCTCGACCGTGGCCTATTTCATCGAGGCGCTCGGCGCGATCCGCGACCGCATCAAGGGCGCCGTCTCCAGCTCCGAGCAGTCCACCGCGCTGCTGAAGAAGGTCGGCATCGAGGTGCTCGATCTCAACGCCACCGGCGAGCTCACCCTGTACGTGGACGGCGCCGACGAATGCGACCCGCACAAGCGGCTGATCAAGGGCGGCGGCGCCGCACTGACCCGCGAGAAGATCATCGCCGAGGCCAGCGGCAAGTTCGTCTGCATCATCGATTCGAGCAAGCAGGTCGACCTGCTGGGCAAGTTCCCGCTGCCGATCGAAGTGATCCCGATGGCGCGCAGCCTGGTGGGGCGTGAGATCGCCCGCCGCGGCGGCCACCCCGTGTGGCGGGAAGGCGTGGTCACCGACAACGGCAACTGGGTGATCGACGTGCACGGCTGGCAGATCACCGACCCGGTGGCGCTGGAGGCCGACCTGAACCAGATTCCCGGCATCGTCACCGTGGGCCTGTTCGCCCGTCGTCCCGCCGACGTCGTGCTGGTCGGCGATCGCGAGGTCTGA
- a CDS encoding HAD family hydrolase has protein sequence MDDPGATVPDDAVPAAAAGGPRIVLFDFDGVITVADSFDLFMRERYSGMGRKLLLLPALPWLALVRPFSWRAAVRTVVHVGLLGLDERRYREQALGFAGRLVRRPKQFQRDALQALRRHQVEGDRVIVVTGCERILARGLLDELGLPEVELVASELAPGWLGMRVRRHNIGQRKLQSLAEAGVARWDRAYGDSALDIPMLREAAEPVLVNGSPKLCKQVERALGRSVERVAWY, from the coding sequence ATGGACGATCCAGGGGCGACGGTGCCGGACGACGCGGTGCCGGCAGCGGCGGCGGGCGGGCCGCGCATCGTGCTGTTCGATTTCGATGGCGTGATCACCGTGGCCGACTCGTTCGACCTGTTCATGCGCGAGCGCTATTCGGGCATGGGGCGCAAGCTGCTGCTGTTGCCGGCGCTGCCATGGCTGGCGCTGGTGCGCCCGTTCTCGTGGCGTGCCGCGGTGCGCACGGTGGTCCACGTGGGGCTGCTGGGGTTGGACGAGCGCCGCTACCGCGAGCAGGCCCTGGGCTTCGCCGGTCGACTGGTGCGTCGCCCGAAGCAGTTCCAGCGCGACGCGCTGCAGGCCCTGCGCCGCCACCAGGTTGAGGGTGACCGGGTGATCGTCGTCACGGGGTGCGAGCGGATCCTCGCGCGCGGGCTGCTCGACGAGCTGGGGCTGCCCGAGGTGGAACTGGTCGCATCGGAGCTGGCGCCTGGCTGGCTGGGCATGCGGGTCAGGCGGCACAACATCGGCCAGCGCAAGCTGCAGTCGCTGGCCGAAGCCGGCGTGGCGCGCTGGGACCGGGCCTATGGTGACTCGGCGCTGGACATCCCGATGCTCAGGGAAGCGGCCGAGCCGGTGCTGGTCAACGGCTCGCCCAAGCTGTGCAAGCAGGTGGAGCGGGCGCTCGGCCGCAGCGTCGAGCGGGTGGCCTGGTACTGA
- a CDS encoding cytochrome ubiquinol oxidase subunit I, which translates to MTAEFLSRLQFAFVVSFHILFPAFSIGLASWLAFLEGVWLVRRTDLWRDLYFFWLKIFAVAFGMGVVSGIVMSFQFGTNWAGFSEAAGNVIGPLLNYEVLTAFFLEATFLGVMLFGWRKVSDRTHFFATCMVALGTLISTFWIMAANSWMQTPAGYVLRDGVFYPDDWMKVIFNPSLPVRLPHMVLGAFISTAMVIGGVSAWYLLNGRFADKSRATLKLALAFLAIVIPLQIAVGDMSGLEVHRNQPAKLAAIEARWETRRDVPLTLFAWPDERAETNHYAIDVPRLGSIILTHSLHGEVKGLKDFPADQRPPVAIPFFSFRIMVGLGFAMLGLALVGLWRWRRGTLEKPGYLRAWVAMIPSGFIAVLTGWWVAEVGRQPWVVYGVMRTSEASSPLPVGSVLASLATFVVVYLGIFGAGLYYLVKLFRTGPVPAPVRGTAPHQTPARPLSVPQDAIEE; encoded by the coding sequence TTGACGGCCGAGTTCCTGTCACGACTGCAGTTTGCCTTCGTCGTGTCCTTCCACATCCTGTTCCCGGCGTTCTCGATCGGGCTGGCCTCGTGGCTGGCCTTCCTGGAAGGCGTGTGGCTGGTCAGGCGCACCGACCTGTGGCGCGACCTGTACTTCTTCTGGCTGAAGATCTTCGCCGTGGCCTTCGGCATGGGCGTGGTGTCGGGCATCGTGATGAGCTTCCAGTTCGGTACCAACTGGGCGGGTTTCTCCGAGGCCGCGGGCAACGTGATCGGCCCGCTGCTCAACTACGAGGTGCTGACCGCGTTCTTCCTCGAGGCCACCTTCCTCGGCGTGATGCTGTTCGGCTGGCGCAAGGTGAGCGACCGCACGCACTTCTTCGCTACCTGCATGGTGGCGCTGGGCACGCTGATCTCGACCTTCTGGATCATGGCGGCCAACAGCTGGATGCAGACCCCGGCCGGCTACGTGCTGCGCGACGGCGTGTTCTACCCGGACGACTGGATGAAGGTGATCTTCAACCCGTCCCTCCCGGTGCGCCTGCCGCACATGGTGCTGGGCGCGTTCATCTCCACCGCGATGGTGATCGGCGGCGTCTCGGCGTGGTACCTGCTGAATGGGCGCTTCGCCGACAAGTCGCGTGCGACGCTCAAGCTGGCGCTGGCCTTCCTCGCCATCGTGATCCCGCTGCAGATCGCGGTCGGCGACATGAGCGGGCTGGAGGTGCACCGGAACCAGCCGGCCAAGCTGGCGGCGATCGAGGCGCGCTGGGAAACCCGCCGCGACGTGCCGCTGACCCTGTTCGCCTGGCCCGACGAGCGGGCCGAGACGAACCATTACGCGATCGACGTGCCGCGGCTGGGCAGCATCATCCTCACCCACAGCCTGCACGGCGAAGTGAAGGGCCTGAAGGATTTCCCCGCCGACCAGCGGCCGCCGGTGGCCATTCCGTTCTTCTCCTTCCGCATCATGGTCGGGCTGGGTTTCGCGATGCTGGGGCTGGCGCTGGTCGGCCTGTGGCGCTGGCGCCGCGGCACGCTGGAAAAGCCCGGGTACCTGCGCGCGTGGGTGGCGATGATCCCGTCCGGCTTCATCGCCGTGCTCACCGGCTGGTGGGTGGCCGAGGTCGGACGGCAGCCGTGGGTGGTGTATGGGGTGATGCGCACGTCCGAGGCGTCCAGCCCCCTGCCGGTGGGCAGCGTGCTGGCCTCGCTGGCGACCTTCGTGGTGGTGTACCTGGGCATCTTCGGCGCCGGGCTGTACTACCTGGTGAAGCTGTTCCGCACTGGACCGGTGCCGGCACCGGTGCGCGGGACGGCGCCGCACCAGACGCCGGCGCGCCCGCTGTCGGTGCCGCAGGACGCGATCGAGGAGTAG
- a CDS encoding TIGR02449 family protein codes for MSTPPDLQQELDALNRQVDQLVDTVRRLTEENRSLRHSQEQLATERAGLMARNEQARGRVEAMIQRLKALENNS; via the coding sequence ATGAGCACGCCCCCCGACCTCCAGCAGGAACTCGATGCGCTGAACCGCCAGGTCGATCAGCTGGTCGACACCGTGCGGCGGCTGACCGAGGAGAACCGCAGCCTGCGCCACAGCCAGGAGCAGCTCGCTACCGAGCGTGCCGGCCTGATGGCCCGCAACGAGCAGGCGCGCGGCCGGGTGGAAGCGATGATCCAGCGCCTGAAAGCCCTCGAGAACAACAGCTGA
- the rpsI gene encoding 30S ribosomal protein S9: MAIQQNYGTGRRKTSAARVFLRKGSGAITVNGKTLDQFFGRETSRMIVRQPLELTQNTDKFDITVTVAGGGITGQAGAIRLGIARALVEYDEALKQPLRKAGFVTRDAREVERKKIGLHKARRATQFSKR; the protein is encoded by the coding sequence ATGGCGATTCAGCAGAATTACGGCACCGGCCGCCGCAAGACCTCCGCCGCTCGCGTGTTCCTGCGCAAGGGCAGCGGTGCGATCACGGTGAACGGCAAGACCCTCGACCAGTTCTTCGGTCGCGAGACCTCGCGCATGATCGTGCGCCAGCCGCTCGAACTGACCCAGAACACCGACAAGTTCGACATCACCGTCACGGTTGCCGGCGGTGGTATCACCGGCCAGGCCGGCGCGATCCGCCTGGGCATCGCCCGCGCGCTGGTCGAGTACGACGAAGCCCTGAAGCAGCCGCTGCGCAAGGCTGGTTTCGTGACCCGCGACGCCCGTGAGGTCGAGCGCAAGAAGATCGGTCTGCACAAGGCACGTCGTGCCACGCAGTTCTCGAAGCGCTAA
- a CDS encoding EVE domain-containing protein — protein MSPARIAHWLMKSEPDTFSIDDLATRGREPWDGVRNYQARNFMRDGMRVGDGVFFYHSNCAEPGIVGLAEVVSDAYPDPSQFDPKSDYFDPGASRDNPRWMLVDVGFVRKLKRTITLRELQALPALADMPLVRKGNRLSVMPVKASEWKTILGLE, from the coding sequence ATGAGCCCTGCCCGCATCGCCCACTGGCTGATGAAGTCCGAGCCCGACACCTTCTCCATCGACGACCTGGCCACGCGCGGCCGCGAGCCGTGGGACGGCGTGCGCAACTACCAGGCGCGGAACTTCATGCGCGACGGCATGCGGGTGGGCGATGGCGTGTTCTTCTACCACTCCAACTGCGCCGAACCAGGCATCGTCGGACTGGCCGAAGTGGTTTCCGACGCCTATCCGGACCCCAGCCAGTTCGATCCGAAGAGCGATTATTTCGACCCGGGCGCCAGCCGCGACAATCCGCGTTGGATGCTGGTCGACGTGGGTTTCGTGCGCAAACTCAAGCGCACGATCACGCTCAGGGAACTGCAGGCCCTGCCGGCCCTCGCCGACATGCCGCTGGTACGCAAGGGCAACCGCCTCTCGGTGATGCCGGTGAAGGCCAGCGAATGGAAGACCATCCTCGGCCTGGAATGA
- the coq7 gene encoding 2-polyprenyl-3-methyl-6-methoxy-1,4-benzoquinone monooxygenase, whose amino-acid sequence MSVRHLSSLDRMIAGFERALETVAGTPEAAHPSPARGIEEAGLEPAERRHAAGLMRINHTGEVCAQALYDGQAALARSEDTRRHLLHAAAEETDHLAWCAERLRELDSRPSLLNPLWYAGSYAMGAVAALAGDPVSLGFVVETERQVEAHLAEHLETLPEQDLRSRAVLQRMQADEVRHADEAEARGGIELPFPIPPLMQLTSLLMKKVAYRV is encoded by the coding sequence ATGTCGGTACGCCATCTCTCGTCCCTGGATCGCATGATCGCGGGCTTCGAACGCGCCCTGGAGACGGTCGCCGGCACGCCGGAAGCTGCCCATCCCTCGCCCGCACGGGGCATCGAAGAGGCCGGGCTGGAGCCGGCGGAGCGCCGGCATGCCGCGGGCCTGATGCGCATCAACCACACCGGCGAGGTCTGCGCCCAGGCGCTGTACGACGGCCAGGCGGCACTGGCCCGCAGCGAGGACACCCGTCGGCACCTGCTGCACGCTGCCGCCGAGGAAACCGACCATCTGGCGTGGTGCGCCGAGCGCCTGCGCGAACTGGACAGCCGCCCCAGCCTGCTCAACCCGCTGTGGTATGCCGGCAGCTACGCGATGGGAGCCGTGGCCGCCCTGGCAGGCGATCCGGTCAGCCTGGGCTTCGTGGTCGAGACCGAACGTCAGGTCGAAGCCCACCTGGCCGAGCACCTGGAGACGCTGCCGGAACAAGACCTGCGCTCGCGCGCGGTGCTGCAACGGATGCAGGCCGACGAGGTCCGCCATGCGGACGAGGCGGAGGCGCGCGGCGGTATCGAGTTGCCGTTCCCGATCCCGCCGCTGATGCAGCTGACCTCGCTGCTGATGAAGAAGGTCGCCTACCGCGTCTAG
- the rplM gene encoding 50S ribosomal protein L13 has translation MKTFSAKPESVKRDWFVIDATDKTLGRLSTEIARRLRGKHKPEFTPHVDTGDYIVVVNAQKVAVTGAKLDDKMYHRFTGYVGNLKSTNLRDLLATHPERVIEIAVKGMLPKNPLGRAMYRKLKVYGGAEHPHTAQQPQALEI, from the coding sequence ATGAAAACGTTCAGCGCCAAGCCGGAAAGCGTCAAGCGCGACTGGTTCGTGATCGACGCCACGGACAAGACGCTCGGTCGTCTGTCCACCGAGATTGCGCGCCGCCTGCGCGGCAAGCACAAGCCGGAGTTCACCCCGCACGTCGATACCGGCGACTACATCGTCGTGGTCAACGCGCAGAAGGTGGCGGTCACCGGCGCGAAGCTGGACGACAAGATGTACCACCGCTTCACCGGCTACGTCGGCAACCTGAAGAGCACCAACCTGCGTGATCTTCTGGCCACCCATCCGGAGCGCGTGATCGAGATCGCGGTCAAGGGCATGCTGCCGAAGAACCCGCTGGGCCGCGCGATGTACCGCAAGCTCAAGGTGTACGGCGGCGCCGAGCACCCGCACACCGCACAGCAGCCGCAGGCGCTGGAAATCTAA